A stretch of the Malus sylvestris chromosome 10, drMalSylv7.2, whole genome shotgun sequence genome encodes the following:
- the LOC126585455 gene encoding tetraketide alpha-pyrone reductase 1-like gives MDRKLESKSKVCVTGASGFLASWLIKRLLLSGYHVTGTVRDPGNEKKLAHLWRLEGAKERLRLVKADLMEEGSFDDAILGCHGVFHSASPVLKPSSDPKTEILEPAVEGTLNVLRSCKKNPSLRRVVLTSSSSAVRVRPDGDFSSNVPLDESSWSSVELCETLQIWYPLSKILAEKAAWDFCKENGIDLVTILPSFVIGPSLPPDLCSTASDVLGLLKGETEKFKWHGRMGYVHIDDVALCHILVYEHESAHGRYLCSSTVLDNNELASLLSARYPSLPIPARFEQLGRPHYEMNTSKMESLGFKFKSIQEMFDDCIASLVEQGHLPAL, from the exons ATGGATCGAAAACTCGAATCCAAAAGTAAAGTTTGTGTCACCGGGGCTTCTGGTTTTCTGGCATCCTGGCTCATTAAGCGGCTTCTCTTGTCCGGTTATCATGTAACAGGGACTGTAAGAGATCCAG GAAACGAGAAGAAATTGGCGCATTTGTGGAGGCTAGAAGGAGCTAAGGAAAGACTCAGATTGGTGAAGGCAGATTTGATGGAAGAAGGCAGCTTTGATGATGCAATCTTGGGGTGCCATGGTGTTTTCCACTCTGCTTCCCCTGTTTTGAAACCTTCATCTGATCCCAAG ACAGAAATCCTGGAACCGGCTGTTGAGGGCACCCTGAACGTGTTACGTTCGTGTAAGAAGAATCCGTCTCTAAGGCGCGTGGTCCTCACCTCATCTTCTTCAGCTGTAAGGGTGAGACCAGATGGGGATTTCTCCTCCAATGTACCGCTTGATGAGTCGTCTTGGAGCTCTGTCGAACTCTGTGAGACGCTTCAG ATATGGTACCCCTTGTCGAAAATTTTAGCTGAGAAAGCAGCATGGGATTTCTGCAAAGAAAATGGGATTGATTTGGTAACCATCCTACCCTCTTTCGTGATCGGGCCTAGTTTGCCCCCTGATTTGTGTTCTACTGCATCAGATGTTCTTGGCCTGCTTAAAG GAGAAACAGAGAAATTCAAATGGCATGGAAGGATGGGATATGTTCACATTGATGATGTTGCACTCTGTCACATCTTAGTATATGAGCATGAAAGTGCTCATGGTCGATATCTTTGCAGCTCAACAGTTTTGGACAACAACGAGTTGGCTTCCTTATTATCTGCAAGATATCCATCCTTACCTATCCCCGCaag GTTTGAGCAACTAGGGAGGCCACATTATGAGATGAACACCTCAAAGATGGAGAGTCTAGGGTTCAAGTTTAAGAGTATCCAAGAGATGTTTGATGATTGCATTGCTTCTTTGGTGGAACAAGGCCATCTTCCTGCACTCTAG